Sequence from the Fusobacterium periodonticum ATCC 33693 genome:
TAATTACTTTCATCTAAAACATCACTATATGTTAATTTTAATAGAGAGGCAACTATATTTTCTGCTTCTTCCATATTCAATAAATCTTTAGCTAGTTTTTTAAACTTGTCATAGTCATTATCTATTAAGATTTGTCCTATGTCATCTATTATTCTAAACTTTTTAGCTTGAATAACATCTTTTACATCAGGTAAACTTTCTTTTCTAATTTCTTTTTTAACAGCCTTTTGTATTTGTAAAAGTCTTCTATATTCTTGCGGAGTAATAAAAGTTATAGCAGTACCTTCTTTTCCAGCACGACCTGTTCTTCCTATTCTATGAACATAACTTTCAACTTCTTGAGGTATAGCGTAGTTTATAACATGGCTTAAGTCATTTATATCTATTCCTCTGGCAGCAACATCAGTTGCAACAAGAATATTTATCTTCTTAGTCTTAAATCTTTTTAAAGTTACTTCTCTGTAATTTTGTCCTATATCTCCATGTAGCCCCTCAGCATCATAACCTCTATCATTTAATCTTCCAACTATTTCATTTACATCAGTCTTAGTTCTACAGAAAATTATTCCATAGAATTCTTTTGTTAAATCTATTATTCTACATAGAGCTTCAAACTTATCTCTTTCATTAACTTCAAAATATATTTGTTCTGTTAAGTCTGTTGTTAATTCTCTACTCTTTACTGCTAACACTTCATATTCTTTCATATGAGTTTTTGCAATTTTCATTATTTCTGGTGGCATAGTTGCTGAGAAGAATAACATTCTCTTATCATCATTTGTAAATGTTAAGATTTTTTCAATATCTTCAACAAATCCCATATTAAGCATTTCATCTGCTTCATCTAAAACAAAATACTTTAATGAGTTTAACTTTAATAGTTTTCTTTCAATTAAATCTATAACTCTTCCTGGAGTTCCTACAACAACATCTACTCCTGTTTTTATAAGTTTTCTTTGGATGTCTATAGATTGCCCACCATAAACAGGGATTACCTTCATCTTTTTACTTGTACTTAAACTATTCATTTCTTCAGCTACTTGTAAAGCTAATTCTCTTGTTGGAGTTAAAACTATTGCTTGTATGTGATCTGAATGTTCAAAGTTTTCTATTATAGGTAAAGAAAAAGCAGCAGTTTTACCTGTTCCAGTCTGTGCTTGTCCTATTATGTCTTTATCATTTTTTAAAAGTGCTGGTATTGTTAATCTTTGTATAGGTGTAGGAGATTCATATCCCTTTTTTGATAATACCTTTAATATCTTTTCACCAAGCCCTAATTCCCTAAATTCTTTTAATTTTTCTAATTGTTCCATTATTCACTTCCTTTTTATTAATTCTTTTAATTATATCATATAATAAAGAAATAACATATATATATATTTACATATTTTGCTCAAAAACAAAAAAGAGAGAGAAACACTAGCTTCTCTCTTGTTATGAGCTTGGCAAATCCATACTCTCCCAGGCCGCTTCCAGCCAAGTACCATCAGCGTATATGGGCTTAACTTCTAGGTTCGGAATGTAACTAGGTGTACCCCCATAGCTATACTCACCAAGCATATATATTGTATCACATAAAGTTATTATGCGCAAGTCTGAACACTTGAAACTATATAGTAAAAACAAATTAGATTAAAACTTCGATAATTAGTATTGGTNNNNNNNNNNNNNNNNNNNNNNNNNNNNNNNNNNNNNNNNNNNNNNNNNNNNNNNNNNNNNNNNNNNNNNNNNNNNNNNNNNNNNNNNNNNNNNNNNNNNNNNNNNNNNNNNNNNNNNNNNNNNNNNNNNNNNNNNNNNNNNNNNNNNNNNNNNNNNNNNNNNNNNNNNNNNNNNNNNNNNNNNNNNNNNNNNNNNNNNNNNNNNNNNNNNNNNNNNNNNNNNNNNNNNNNNNNNNNNNNNNNNNNNNNNNNNNNNNNNNNNNNNNNNNNNNNNNNNNNNNNNNNNNNNNNNNNNNNNNNNNNNNNNNNNNNNNNNNNNNNNNNNNNNNNNNNNNNNNNNNNNNNNNNNNNNNNNNNNNNNNNNNNNNNNNNNNNNNNNNNNNNNNNNNNNNNNNNNNNNNNNNNNNNNNNNNNNNNNNNNNNNNNNNNNNNNNNNNNNNNNNNNNNNNNNNNNNNNNNNNNNNNNNNNNNNNNNNNNNNNNNNNNNNNNNNNNNNNNNNNNNNNNNNNNNNNNNNNNNNNNNNNNNNNNNNNNNNNNNNNNNNNNNNNNNNNNNNNNNNNNNNNNNNNNNNNNNNNNNNNNNNNNNNNNNNNNNNNNNNNNNNNNNNNNNNNNNNNNNNNNNNNNNNNNNNNNNNNNNNNNNNNNNNNNNNNNNNNNNNNNNNNNNNNNNNNNNNNNNNNNNNNNNNNNNNNNNNNNNNNNNNNNNNNNNNNNNNNNNNNNNNNNNNNNNNNNNNNNNNNNNNNNNNNNNNNNNNNNNNNNNNNNNNNNNNNNNNNNNNNNNNNNNNNNNNNNNNNNNNNNNNNNNNNNNNNNNNNNNNNNNNNNNNNNNNNNNNNNNNNNNNNNNNNNNNNNNNNNNNNNNNNNNNNNNNNNNNNNNNNNNNNNNNNNNNNNNNNNNNNNNNNNNNNNNNNNNNNNNNNNNNNNNNNNNNNNNNNNNNNNNNNNNNNNNNNNNNNNNNNNNNNNNNNNNNNNNNNNNNNNNNNNNNNNNNNNNNNNNNCATTAAATTTAGGCTTTTTTAATATTTCATACCCCTCTTTTTTATTTTCTTCTTTACAACTTCCAAGTATAATAACTTTTAGATATTCATCATTTTCATCTATACACTTTAATATTGAAGCAAATAAACCTCCTTCTTTATAATTTGTTGAACAAATAAGATCTATTCCTCCATTTTTTTTTAATTACCCCATAAGTTCCTATATAATTTTTATTCATATTCTACTTTTTCCTTATTTTTTTAGTATTTACAAGAATTTTACTATTTTTTATATAAGTTTACAAATTTTTATTTATAAAAAAAGAGAATTCTTAAGTTTTCTATTCTCAAAAATTCTCTTAATTCTATCAGGTTATAGTCTAAACTTTTTTATCAACACTATTTATTCTTTTATTAATATTTTTTCTTAATAATTTAGAAAAATTCATATGTTCCACTTTTATAAACTTTTTTAAGATTTAATTTATCCCTAATTTCTCTAAAAAGTTTTTCCTCTTCTTCTTTCCTAATTTTTGCTTGCATATCTGTTAGCCAGTATCCTATCTCATTTTTAATATTTTCTGGAATCGCTATTCTTAGTTCTTCTGCACTTTTTATTATTAACATTACATACTTTAAATTAAAAAGTAAACTATCAATTTCTCTATCTATAAGAAGAGGAAATTTTTCAAATATTAGTAAAAGACTTTCTTTTGGAATGCTACTTTCTTTATAAGACTTTTTTAATATTTTTTCAAACTTAGACTGCTCCTCGTCACGAATTTTTTCTAATAAACTTTGTATTATAACTCTTTCTTTTATTTCTTCACTAACCTTTATAACCCTTGGTTCTACTTTATATACTTCCCTTAATTTTCTTCTTTCTATTTCTTTTATTTTCCATTCTTCCTTAGCTTCTTTTTCATAACATACCAAATCTTCTAATTCAAATTCAATATATATTTCTCCTAAATTTTAAAAATACACTTCTATATTTGAGTAAGGAAAATCACATTTACATAAAAATCTTTCTATTTTCTTACTTTCTGAAAAACCTTTATATATCTCTTCCATTGTTATTGTATCTTTCAATTTTTCATGATTACTAACACTAACACTATATGCTGTAATATCTGTTACAGTTATTATCATAGATTTTATAGTATATCCTTTATCGTTCCTTATTTTTTCTTTAAATTTTTCAGGTAATTGATACCAAATACACTCTGACATATTTAAATCTACATTATAAGCTCCCCATAGCATTGTTTTATCCATTATTATTGGTACTGTACAGAAAGCTTCTGAAAAATTTAATTCATTTCTATATAAAGGTTGTAATTTTATTCTTATTTCCATACATAGCTCCTTTATTATGATTTTCTATATCTGAAATCATAAATTTAAATTTGATTGTTCATTATATATCTGTTCTAGTTTCCCTATGTTTTTTTCTCTTTCTTTTCTACGATTAACCTCTTTCATCAAATTAAGATGTCCTAATATTCTTTCTTCCTCACTATAAGCTATTAGCTCATCTAAATCAAATTCTACATAAATTTCTCCTAAATATTGAAAATAGATAGACATAGATGAGTATGGAAAATCACAACCAGGTAGAAAACTTTCAATTTTTTTATTCCTATCAAAATTTTCATAAATTTCTTCCATTATTATTTCATCTTTTAATTTATCATGAAATTTAATATTAAAACTATATGCAGTAATATTAGTTATTGTAACTAACATATTTTTTATAACCTTTTTACGATAATTATTATACATTTTCCTTTTATACTCTTCTGGTAACTGATACCATATATTATCTGTTATTTCAAAATTCATATTATAAGCTCCAAATATTATGGTTTTATTTTTAATAATTGGTAATGTACATTCAAACTCCATTCCATCTAATTCCCATTCATCCAGAGATTGTATTCTCAACTTAGTTCTCATAGCTACTCTCCTTTATTCTTTTATCAATATCACTTCTTTATCAGTTGGTTTCCCTATTGGTTTTCCATCTTTTTGAAAACCTTGTCTCCTTTCTAATTTGGGAATATCCCCTTTTTTAATCACTTTGAATCCTTTAGGAGGTTCATAGCTATCTTTAAGTATACCCTTTTAAAATGCTTATTCCTTTCTGTTCCTGTTATTCTTATCTCTCCTCCAGGCTTTACAACTCTTAATATTTCAGTATTAACTGGGTTAAAAGTTGGATTATCAATAATAACTAAGGATAAAAAATTATCTGGAATACCTTTTAAATTTGTTGCATCCCCATAATCAACACCACCTACTTTAGGATTTATATCTATATTATATGCTCCACTTATAGCTTTAGTTCCAGCTCCAACAACTATTACTCCTCTATTTTATAAGCTATTCTTATCCCACTAGATTTTTCATCATTTATAAATACTTTACCTTTTTGTTTTTATGTGACACTACTTTATTTTACAACTTTTTTAAAAAAAGAGAATTTTTAAGTTTTTATCCTCAAAAATTCTCTTAATTCTATCAGGTCATAGTTTATCAACACTATTTATTTTTTAATAATCACTTTTTTTATATCTAGATGCAACAAAGCCTAAAATGAAAATAACTTATATCTTCATAACATACTCAATAATATTGTAAGTATGGTCTGCTATTCTCTTATAGTAATTGATGATATCTAGGTAACCTGTATTCAATCTTGCAGGTATATTCTCAGATCTAGAGAAATGCTCTCTTTTTACTTCTTTATAGTAAGATTTCAACTCTTGATATTTTTTTAGACCTGTTGAATATAGTTCTTTTTCCCCTGTTTTTACTGCTCTACTTATATCATTAAATAGTTCAACAGAAAGAGAATGAAGCTTGAATATCATCTTGGCTCTAGTTTCATCAAGGTCAATAGAGTTTTCATAAAGCATATATAGTCTATTTGCTATTCTATTTTGATAATCACCAATAGTTTCATACTCATCACAAGCTAATAAGTTCATTCTAGTATCTTCAATTAAAGATTTACTCAAAGATTTACTTAATAATGAGAAATTTGAATCATAAATTTCTTTTTCATATAAATCTAGTTTATCTTCAGCTGCAACTATTTCTTCATTGTATTTAGCAATTTTTTCTTTTTCTTTTAGTGATTCTTCCAATTTTAAGAATACATCATCTATCATAGTTGCCATAGAGCTTACTTCTATTTTTGTTTGATCTATGATTACATTGGGTAAAGTCATTTTCAAAGAAGCAAGCTTAGTTACTCTTTGTTCATCTTCACCTGTATCTTTAACAATGTATAATAGTATTTTATCTAGTAGCCCAACAAAAGGTATCAAGATAATTACGTTAGTTATATTAAAAATTGTATGAGCTGCCGCTATTGCTGCTCCCATATGATGTACAGGATCAACAAAATTATTTAAAAATTTTAAATAGAATCTAAATATAGAAG
This genomic interval carries:
- a CDS encoding DEAD/DEAH box helicase, which codes for MEQLEKLKEFRELGLGEKILKVLSKKGYESPTPIQRLTIPALLKNDKDIIGQAQTGTGKTAAFSLPIIENFEHSDHIQAIVLTPTRELALQVAEEMNSLSTSKKMKVIPVYGGQSIDIQRKLIKTGVDVVVGTPGRVIDLIERKLLKLNSLKYFVLDEADEMLNMGFVEDIEKILTFTNDDKRMLFFSATMPPEIMKIAKTHMKEYEVLAVKSRELTTDLTEQIYFEVNERDKFEALCRIIDLTKEFYGIIFCRTKTDVNEIVGRLNDRGYDAEGLHGDIGQNYREVTLKRFKTKKINILVATDVAARGIDINDLSHVINYAIPQEVESYVHRIGRTGRAGKEGTAITFITPQEYRRLLQIQKAVKKEIRKESLPDVKDVIQAKKFRIIDDIGQILIDNDYDKFKKLAKDLLNMEEAENIVASLLKLTYSDVLDESNYNEISPVKMEDTGKIRLFIAMGRKDGMTPKKLVDFIVKKAKVKQAYIKNAEVYDAFSFVSVGFKEAEIIVEAFAEIRKGKKPLIEKAKSKK
- a CDS encoding Na/Pi cotransporter family protein codes for the protein MYIKIILQLIGGLGLFLYGMEHMSTSMQKIAGPKLKKILASLTNNRILGILVGIVITALVQSSSVSTVMTVGFVNASLLTLKQALGVILGANIGTTITGWLLVLDIGKYGLPIVGAAAILYMFMKKEKARTNLSAIIGVGLIFFGLQLMSQALSPLKDMPEFIEMFKMFKVDSYFGLLKVTAVGAIITALIQSSAATIGITIALASQGLIDYQAAVALVLGENVGTTVTAFLASLGAKPNAKRAAFAHTLINLIGVLWVTSIFRFYLKFLNNFVDPVHHMGAAIAAAHTIFNITNVIILIPFVGLLDKILLYIVKDTGEDEQRVTKLASLKMTLPNVIIDQTKIEVSSMATMIDDVFLKLEESLKEKEKIAKYNEEIVAAEDKLDLYEKEIYDSNFSLLSKSLSKSLIEDTRMNLLACDEYETIGDYQNRIANRLYMLYENSIDLDETRAKMIFKLHSLSVELFNDISRAVKTGEKELYSTGLKKYQELKSYYKEVKREHFSRSENIPARLNTGYLDIINYYKRIADHTYNIIEYVMKI